A genomic window from Peromyscus maniculatus bairdii isolate BWxNUB_F1_BW_parent chromosome 1, HU_Pman_BW_mat_3.1, whole genome shotgun sequence includes:
- the LOC102917086 gene encoding olfactory receptor 10A7-like — MPPSWASPPWTNESRSHELEFVLLGFSHVPSLRPMLAVLFLVAFLLTLLGNTLIFILTSLDPGLRVPMYFFLRHLALVEICFSLDVAPRLLVTLLRPGRGMFPISCALQLLLVLSLVTSECFLLTVMAWDRFLAICRPLRYGAIMSLRLCHLLAAACWLAGLPVALTHTIWLFNFPFCGSRGIRHYLCDIAPLVSLVCADTRDFEASMFMVTVLVIIVPFCLIATSYVMILAAVLRMPSASGRQKALSTCASHLIVVILFYGTTGVIHLRPKASYSPESKQVVSLSYTIVTPMLNPLIYSLRNKEVKAAFGRVFIQRRGTFVP, encoded by the coding sequence ATGCCACCCTCCTGGGCATCACCTCCCTGGACTAATGAGAGCCGCTCACATGAGCTGGAGTTCGTGCTGCTGGGCTTCTCACACGTGCCTTCCCTGCGCCCAATGCTTGCAGTGCTCTTCCTGGTCGCCTTCCTGCTCACGTTGCTAGGCAACACGCTCATCTTCATTCTCACCAGCCTGGACCCAGGCCTGCGTGtgcccatgtacttcttcctgcgCCATCTGGCACTGGTGGAGATCTGCTTCTCACTGGACGTGGCTCCCCGTCTGTTGGTGACCCTGCTGCGGCCTGGACGCGGGATGTTCCCTATAAGCTGTGCCCTGCAGCTGCTCCTAGTTCTGTCCTTAGTCACATCCGAGTGTTTCCTCCTCACGGTCATGGCCTGGGACCGCTTCCTGGCCATTTGTAGGCCTCTGCGATATGGTGCCATCATGAGCTTGAGGCTGTGCCACCTGCTGGCTGCCGCCTGTTGGCTCGCAGGATTACCGGTAGCTCTGACCCACACCATCTGGCTCTTTAATTTCCCCTTCTGTGGGTCACGGGGTATCCGGCACTACTTGTGTGACATAGCACCTCTGGTGAGCCTGGTGTGTGCAGACACCAGAGACTTCGAGGCTAGTATGTTCATGGTCACAGTGTTAGTTATCATAGTTCCCTTCTGTCTCATAGCAACGTCCTACGTCATGATTCTGGCTGCTGTCCTTCGGATGCCATCAGCCTCTGGGCGCCAAAAGGCCCTGTCCACCTGTGCCTCCCACCTCATTGTGGTGATTCTGTTTTACGGCACAACTGGGGTCATCCATTTGCGCCCCAAGGCCAGCTACTCTCCTGAGAGCAAGCAAGTGGTGTCCCTGTCATACACCATTGTGACGCCCATGCTCAACCCTCTCATCTACAGCCTGCGGAACAAGGAGGTCAAGGCTGCCTTCGGGCGTGTCTTCATTCAGAGACGAGGAACCTTTGTCCCCTGA